The DNA sequence CTTTGTCATCACGCCGCCAAGTGTTTCGATACCAAGGCTAAGTGGAGTTACGTCAAGAAGTAGCACATCTTTTACGTCACCTTTTATAACCGCACCTTGGATAGCAGCACCGATGGCCACGACCTCATCTGGATTTACACTCTTATTTAGCTCTTTACCAAATGCTTTTTTGACCTCTTCTTGAACTAGTGGTACACGAGTTGAACCACCGACCATTACGACCTCTTTGATGTCGCTTTTATTTAAACCAGCGTCTTTTGTTACCTCGTTTATCTTAGTGATAGTCTCGCCCACAAGTGAGTCGATCATGCCCTCAAATTTAGCACGAGTTAGCTTTTTAACAAGGTGTTTTGGGCCAGTCGCATCAGCTGTGATAAATGGTAAATTTATCTCAGTCTCTTGAGCTGAGCTTAGCTCTTTTTTAGCATTTTCAGCAGCTTCTTTTAAGCGTTGGAGTGCCATGATATCGCCTTTTAAATCGATACCATTTTCGTTTTTAAACTCGCTTACTAGCCAGTCAATGATCTTGTTATCAAAGTCATCGCCACCCAAGAATGCGTTACCGCCAGTTGCCAAAACCTCAACGATATTATCACCAGTTTCTAGCACTGTAACGTCAAATGTACCACCACCTAGGTCGTAAACTAAAATTTTCTCAGCCTCTTTTTTATCAAGACCATACGCAAGTGCCGCAGCTGTTGGCTCGTTGATGATGCGAAGTACGTTAAGACCAGCGATCGTTCCAGCCTCTTTTGTAGCTTTTCTTTGACTATCGTTAAAGTACGCAGGCACTGTGATAACCGCATCTGTTACCTTCTCGCCAAGATATGCTTCAGCATCTTCTTTTAGCTTGATAAGAATTTTTGCCGAAATTTCTTGTGGAGTGTAAACCTTTCCAGCGATCTCAACAGCGCAAGCACCATTTCTATCTACGACATGGTATGGCAAGCGAGCCTTTGCCTCTTCAGCGTTTTTCTCACTACTCATTAGGCCCATGATACGTTTGATCGAGTAGATCGTTTTCTCAGGGTTCGTAACCGCTTGACGTTTTGCTACGTCACCTACTAGAATTTCACCCTTGTCTGTAAAAGCAACGACCGATGGAGTCGTGTTTTTACCCTCTTTGTTTGGGATCACCTTGCTCTCGCCACGTTCAAAAACGCTCACACAAGAGTTTGTTGTACCTAAGTCTATACCTATAACTTTTGACATCTCTTTCCTTTTTATTAGATTTTATTTTTATAAATTTAGTTTGCTACACTGACCATAGCTGGGCGCAAAACCCTACCATTTATCAAATAGCCTTTTTGTAAAGCCTGCACGATCTGACCACTCTCTTTCTCCTCGCTATCGACCCTTAATACCGCATTATGAACATTTGGATCAAACTCAGTGTCAGTAGAGATCTCGACCACACCATGCTTTTCAAAACATTTTTTAAATTGATTTATAGTTATCAAAACACCTTCTTTTATCTTTTTGGCAAATTCATCATCCTCTGGGTCAAAATTTGCTGCCATTTCAAGCGCATCAATAACCGGAAGCAAGTCCCTAGCAAATTTCTCATTTGCAAAATTTGCAATGTCTGACTTCTCTTTTTCATAACGCTTTTTCATGTTTTCAAACTCAGCATTTGCTCTATAATATTTATCAGTGATCTCGCCAAGTTCTTTTTCGAGCTTTTCAACCTTTGAAATATCACCAAGTGCGTCAAAATTTACGCTATCACTAGCTAGCTCTTGCACAGGTTCAGTTTCCGGTGTGTTTTGTTCTTTTATTTCCTCGCTCACGCGGCCTCCTTTATTAGATTTAGAAATTTCACATAGTCAGTATAAATACTGCCAGCACAGATCATCTGAGATTCACTACCAAGGTAGTTTGCATTAAATTTAAGACCCATAAAATTTTCATCAAACATAGGAGAAAATGTAAGTTTTTCATCCATTTGCAGACTAAAACTTGGGTCAAAAACCATCTTAAAACGTCTATCCTTAAACATATCAAAGGCTAAAATTTCATTTTCTTGGAAGTAGATTTTAGTCCTTTTCAGCTCTCTTATTTTACTTTTTAGTTCGCTTAAACCAACTTGAGAGCAGATAAGCTCAAGTTTGTTTAAACTAACTCCAGCAAGATTACTTAAAAATTTATACGTCCTAGCATCAAATTTAATAACGATCTCATCTTCGCCAAAATTTAAGATCATATATCTATCGTTTAAATTTAAAATTTCTAGCAACTCCTTATCGATCGTGCCAAAAATCATACAATAAAGCTCAAATTCATCGCATAACTTTTTCAGTTCTTCGGCATCATTTATCTCCAGATTTATATCACTTATAGTAAAAATTTCACTCCAATACCTTCTCATCGCAGCGATTGTTGGTATCCGACCGCCACTTATATGAAGCTTGGTGATCTCGCCTTCGTCTGAAAGCTTTTTAAAATAAACACGTATCGTAGAAGCCGGAATAGCCGCGCTCATACGAGAGCCAAGCTCATTTGAACCAATAGGTATATTGTCCTGCAAATAAGCCTCGATGATAGAATTTAGTATCAAATCACGTTTATTTGTTTTACTCACTTTTAGCACTCTTTCTTTTTAATTGCTAAGTGGATTATACAACTTTAGTTTATTAATGTCAAGTATTTAAGTTAAAATAATTTATTTATGTATCTTTAGTCTATATAACTAAGCTTATTTAATATTAATTGTATAAGCATTTCCGAAAATAAAATTACAAAAAATAATTAAACAAATTTAAAAGTCTTTTATATTGCCTCTATGTTCTAATGTTTTTATATGTTTTTACGTATTAATATAATGTTTTATAGTATAATATATAATATATTTTAATTTATTTATACGTATTACTATTATTTATATATTATTTTATGTATATTTAATAAAATAATCCGTATAATACTTTAATGATTGAAACAAGTGATATATTTAATTTGCTTCATAATGCAGTTGAGGCAAAAAATATCGGTAAGAAAATTTCACAGGCAAAAATGGCAGAAGAGCTTGGTGTGCCAATGAGAACGTATCAAGATTGGAGGCTTGGCAACTCAAAGCCACAAGCTGCTGCTGCAGTTTGCAAACTTCTTTGTGAGCTTGACGACGATGAAATATTATTTGTTATCAATAAGATGAGAAAGTTATTAGGAAAATAGATGGAAAATTTGACACAAAAAGAGAGAATAGACCTTGAGAGCGTGTTTGCAGCTATCTGCACTAAGAAAGAGCCTAAATTTTTAGGTTTCTATAAAGACTTTTACTCGAGTGCGATTTTAAAATTTTACGTAGTTAAAGACAGAATTAAAAAAATAAGAATCAAGAAAAATTAGTTTTATATTATTTGAGTAGAAAAATATTTTTTACTGCATTTAAAGATTAATAATTTAGATAAATTCTCCTTAAATATTGACTTTATTTAAAGAGAATTTGCCGACTTATTTCTTACCAAATTTAGCTAACGCTCTTTGGTAGTCCTCTTCGCTATCGATGCCGATACTTTGGCTCTCAACCTCTAGCATCGCTATCTTTTTGCCATTTTCTAGGGCACGGAGTTGCTCAAGCTTTTCAGTATTTTCAAGGCTTGAAGGCATAAGAGCGCAAAACTCTTTTAGGCTTTTTACGCTGTATCCGTAAATGCCAAGGTGAGCCTTGTAGCTTTTGCACTCACTTCTGTTAAATGGTATCCTTGATCTTGAAAAGTAAAGTGCATACCCCTCAAAATCAGCCACCACTTTGACTAAATTTTTATCATCCGCAAACTCATCGTCCATCTTTTTATAGCAAGAAAACATAAAGGCTTTCCCCTTGTTTTGCTCGCAAAATGCTCTAAATTTGGCGATATTTTCAGGCTCGATAAATGGTTCATCGGCCTGAACATTTATGATGATCTCACTCTCGCTTAGTCCCAAAATTTGCGCCGCTTCGTTTATCCTGTCAGTCCCACTTTGATGATCTTTGCTAGTTAGCACCGCTTTTATGCCGTGAGCTTTGGCGATATCTAGCACGCTTGGCTCGTCCACAGCAACCACCACATCATCCACGCCACTTACTCTAAGAGCCGTTGCCACAAACATTGGCACGCCATTTATCTCTTTTAAAATTTTATTACTAAACCTTGTTGAAGCAAGGCGAGCTGGGATGATTATCATCGCTCGATCCATTCTAGGACGCACTTTTCAATCTCGTCCTCTTTTATGATGCTTTTATGCAAAATTTTCGCGCTAAATAGCGAGTTTATCGAGCTTGGCACGCTGTCATTTAAGATTTTAGCGGTCTTTGCGAGCGCATCTTTTTCATCTTTTGTATCTTTGATCTGGCACGCCTTGATCATGCTTGGCGTAAATTTCACCCAGTGCGCGGTCGATGTGATGACGTTTACGCGGCCAGCATCCACCATCTTAAAGCAAGTAGCCGTATGCGGATCGATCGCGTAGCCGCCCTTTGCGAGCTTTGCGATGTATGCCTCGCACTCCTTATCGTCGCACCAGCTAGCCTCAAAGTCCTCTTTTAACGCTTCAAGCTCCTGCTTACTAAGCTTATAAAATTTATTTTTTGCAAGACTTTGCATGAGTTCATTTGTTCTAACGCTACCAAATTTATCAAACAGCAAACGCTCGACATTTGAGCTGATCAAAATGTCCATGGCAGGGCTTATCGTCTTAACCAGCTTTTTATCCCTGAGGTCGTAAATGCCAGTGGTGAAAAACTGCGTCAAGATGTTGTTTGCATTTGAAGCGATCTTGATCTTGCCGATCTTTGCGCCCATTTTTTTAGCGTAATATGCCCCAAGAGCGTTGCCGAAATTTCCACTTGGTACGATGATGTCAAAGCTCTCGTTTGCCTTAAGCGCCTTTTGTTTTAGCAAATTTGCGTAGGCATAGGCGTGGTAGATGATCTGAAAGAGAATTCTGCCAAAATTTACCGAGTTTGCCGCGCTTAGTTTAAGGCGCTTTTTCTTAAGCTCAGCCTTAAATTTATCATTTGCAAGTAGCATCTTTAGCGCCCTTTGAGCGTCGTCAAAGTCGCCTTTTATGCCAAAAACCTTTAAATTTTCACCCTGCATGGTCTGCATTTGAAGCTTTTGAACCTCGCTCGTGCCGCCGTCTGGATAAAGACAGACGACCTTGATATTTTCGTCGTTTGCAAAGGTTTGAAGTGTAGCAGGGCCCGTATCACCGCTAGTTGCGCACATGATAAGGTATCTTTCACCCCTCTCTTTGGCTAGTTGGCTAAGCAGCGAGCCAAAGGGCTGAAGCGCCATATCCTTAAATGCCCTCGTTGGACCGTGATATAGCTCATTTACGTATAAATTTTTATCTATTTTTTTTAAAATGACTGGGTGCTTTGGATCATCAAAGCTTGTGTATCTTTTGACCGCTTTTTTGAAAAAGGCCTCTGGCACATCAAATTTAAATAGTGATATGATATAAAGTGCGAGTTTCTCGTAGCTTAATTGTGAGAGCTCTTGCCACTTTGATTTTGTTATTTTTGGAAGCTTCTTTGGCGCGTAAAGTCCGCCGTGAGCAGAGCTTGGGCTAAGCATGGCTGTGCTTAAATTTACATTTTTTATCTTTTCATCTTTTACGCTTCTAGTTGGGGTTAGTCTCATTTTTTGCCTTTTTTGGTTGATTTTTTTATCCAATTTTCATATTTTTTAAAAACCTCTTTTGGCTTAAGCGCCAAAATTTCTGGGGTTTCGTAGCTGTGGTGCTTTCTTATAAATTTAGCTACTTTTTTAAATTTCGCGTCCGTTTTTATGAGTAAAATTTGCTCTTTTTCATCACAAAGCTTCTCTTGCCAAAGATAAATGCTCTTTGCGCTAAAGCTACTCACGCAAGCTGCAAGTCCCTTTTTCACGAGCTTTTTGCTTAGTTTTTTTGCCTCTTTTTTCTTTGCGATTGAGGTGATTAAAATTCTCATTTTGATCTAAATTTTCCTTTTAAAAAGTGGCTCATTATAACAAAATGGGCTTAAATTTGCTGCGCCAAAACCTTTTTAAACTCCTCACTTAGCGTAACTTCAAGCGTGATAAGCGAAACTCTCAGCCCAAAGTCCTTTACCTTTACATAGTCCTTTTGC is a window from the Campylobacter concisus genome containing:
- a CDS encoding HrcA family transcriptional regulator, producing MSKTNKRDLILNSIIEAYLQDNIPIGSNELGSRMSAAIPASTIRVYFKKLSDEGEITKLHISGGRIPTIAAMRRYWSEIFTISDINLEINDAEELKKLCDEFELYCMIFGTIDKELLEILNLNDRYMILNFGEDEIVIKFDARTYKFLSNLAGVSLNKLELICSQVGLSELKSKIRELKRTKIYFQENEILAFDMFKDRRFKMVFDPSFSLQMDEKLTFSPMFDENFMGLKFNANYLGSESQMICAGSIYTDYVKFLNLIKEAA
- the kdsB gene encoding 3-deoxy-manno-octulosonate cytidylyltransferase, whose translation is MIIIPARLASTRFSNKILKEINGVPMFVATALRVSGVDDVVVAVDEPSVLDIAKAHGIKAVLTSKDHQSGTDRINEAAQILGLSESEIIINVQADEPFIEPENIAKFRAFCEQNKGKAFMFSCYKKMDDEFADDKNLVKVVADFEGYALYFSRSRIPFNRSECKSYKAHLGIYGYSVKSLKEFCALMPSSLENTEKLEQLRALENGKKIAMLEVESQSIGIDSEEDYQRALAKFGKK
- the dnaK gene encoding molecular chaperone DnaK; the protein is MSKVIGIDLGTTNSCVSVFERGESKVIPNKEGKNTTPSVVAFTDKGEILVGDVAKRQAVTNPEKTIYSIKRIMGLMSSEKNAEEAKARLPYHVVDRNGACAVEIAGKVYTPQEISAKILIKLKEDAEAYLGEKVTDAVITVPAYFNDSQRKATKEAGTIAGLNVLRIINEPTAAALAYGLDKKEAEKILVYDLGGGTFDVTVLETGDNIVEVLATGGNAFLGGDDFDNKIIDWLVSEFKNENGIDLKGDIMALQRLKEAAENAKKELSSAQETEINLPFITADATGPKHLVKKLTRAKFEGMIDSLVGETITKINEVTKDAGLNKSDIKEVVMVGGSTRVPLVQEEVKKAFGKELNKSVNPDEVVAIGAAIQGAVIKGDVKDVLLLDVTPLSLGIETLGGVMTKIIEKGTTIPTKKSQVFSTAEDNQSAVTIMVLQGEREFARDNKSLGNFNLEGIPAAPRGVPQIEVEFDIDANGILTVSAKDKATGKAQNITISGSSGLSEEEINNMVKDAELHKEEDKKRKDAVEARNQADALVHQTEKSMSELGEKVPAEDRSNIEAALNDLKEVLKDENSSKEQIDAKVEALSKASHKLAEAMYKKDENAGANGGNNKKDDDVIDAEVE
- the thrC gene encoding threonine synthase, coding for MRLTPTRSVKDEKIKNVNLSTAMLSPSSAHGGLYAPKKLPKITKSKWQELSQLSYEKLALYIISLFKFDVPEAFFKKAVKRYTSFDDPKHPVILKKIDKNLYVNELYHGPTRAFKDMALQPFGSLLSQLAKERGERYLIMCATSGDTGPATLQTFANDENIKVVCLYPDGGTSEVQKLQMQTMQGENLKVFGIKGDFDDAQRALKMLLANDKFKAELKKKRLKLSAANSVNFGRILFQIIYHAYAYANLLKQKALKANESFDIIVPSGNFGNALGAYYAKKMGAKIGKIKIASNANNILTQFFTTGIYDLRDKKLVKTISPAMDILISSNVERLLFDKFGSVRTNELMQSLAKNKFYKLSKQELEALKEDFEASWCDDKECEAYIAKLAKGGYAIDPHTATCFKMVDAGRVNVITSTAHWVKFTPSMIKACQIKDTKDEKDALAKTAKILNDSVPSSINSLFSAKILHKSIIKEDEIEKCVLEWIER
- the grpE gene encoding nucleotide exchange factor GrpE, yielding MSEEIKEQNTPETEPVQELASDSVNFDALGDISKVEKLEKELGEITDKYYRANAEFENMKKRYEKEKSDIANFANEKFARDLLPVIDALEMAANFDPEDDEFAKKIKEGVLITINQFKKCFEKHGVVEISTDTEFDPNVHNAVLRVDSEEKESGQIVQALQKGYLINGRVLRPAMVSVAN
- the cutA gene encoding divalent cation tolerance protein CutA; the protein is MRILITSIAKKKEAKKLSKKLVKKGLAACVSSFSAKSIYLWQEKLCDEKEQILLIKTDAKFKKVAKFIRKHHSYETPEILALKPKEVFKKYENWIKKSTKKGKK
- a CDS encoding DNA-binding protein; the encoded protein is MIETSDIFNLLHNAVEAKNIGKKISQAKMAEELGVPMRTYQDWRLGNSKPQAAAAVCKLLCELDDDEILFVINKMRKLLGK